In a single window of the Flavobacterium sp. W4I14 genome:
- a CDS encoding ATP-dependent RNA helicase RhlE (product_source=KO:K11927; cath_funfam=3.40.50.300; cog=COG0513; ko=KO:K11927; pfam=PF00270,PF00271; smart=SM00487; superfamily=52540), producing MNFNDFNFNPDLYEGLMAMGYKSATPIQEQAIPVILDNHDLIACAQTGTGKTASYLLPVMDKISKAADRHNNTLILAPTRELAQQIDLQVEALAYFTNISSLAVYGGGDGIAYEQQKRSMRNGVDIIIATPGRLMAHLSSGVLKLEHLQHLILDEADRMLDMGFYDDIIRIISYLPKKRQTLLFSATMAPKIRTMAGKILHEPKQITISIAKPAEGIDQQAYNIHDQQKQALLTDIFKSGQYKSSIIFVSTKEKVKALYKTFKGLGIKAEAFHSDLGQKEREDILLAFKNRRLPILIGTDVLSRGIDVEGIDLVINYDVPGDPADYVHRIGRTARAATKGTAITLVNGRDKRKFDNIEKLIEKEVPRMPLPESIAAMEITHVEEKRPQHKGKKKVWNKKKKPKPSV from the coding sequence TTGAATTTTAACGATTTTAATTTTAACCCCGATTTATACGAAGGCTTAATGGCCATGGGGTATAAAAGCGCTACTCCAATACAAGAACAAGCCATCCCGGTAATTTTAGATAATCATGATCTGATTGCCTGCGCTCAAACTGGTACAGGAAAAACGGCCAGCTACCTTTTACCCGTAATGGATAAAATTAGTAAAGCTGCCGATAGGCACAACAATACCTTGATATTGGCTCCAACACGCGAGCTTGCGCAACAGATCGATTTACAGGTTGAAGCGCTAGCTTATTTTACCAATATCAGTTCTTTAGCGGTTTACGGTGGGGGAGATGGTATCGCTTACGAACAGCAAAAACGTTCTATGCGCAATGGCGTGGATATTATTATTGCCACTCCAGGCAGACTCATGGCACATTTATCTTCAGGTGTGTTAAAACTGGAACATTTGCAGCATTTAATTTTAGATGAAGCAGATAGAATGTTGGATATGGGCTTTTACGATGACATTATCCGCATTATTAGCTACCTGCCAAAGAAAAGGCAAACACTTTTATTCTCGGCTACAATGGCACCGAAAATAAGAACCATGGCGGGTAAGATTTTGCACGAACCAAAGCAGATTACCATTTCAATTGCTAAACCTGCTGAGGGGATCGATCAACAAGCTTATAACATTCACGACCAACAGAAACAGGCCTTATTAACCGATATTTTTAAAAGCGGGCAATACAAAAGCAGTATCATTTTCGTTTCGACAAAGGAAAAAGTAAAAGCGCTGTATAAAACCTTTAAAGGACTGGGTATTAAAGCAGAAGCTTTTCACTCTGACTTAGGGCAGAAAGAACGCGAAGATATTTTACTGGCTTTCAAAAACAGGAGATTGCCAATTTTAATCGGAACAGATGTATTATCTCGCGGAATCGACGTAGAGGGAATAGACTTGGTAATCAATTATGATGTTCCTGGCGATCCGGCTGATTACGTACACCGTATTGGCCGTACGGCAAGAGCTGCAACCAAAGGAACGGCCATTACATTAGTTAATGGAAGAGATAAGCGCAAATTCGATAACATCGAAAAATTAATCGAGAAGGAAGTTCCCCGCATGCCACTGCCAGAAAGCATCGCTGCAATGGAAATTACGCATGTGGAAGAAAAGAGACCTCAACATAAGGGCAAGAAAAAGGTTTGGAACAAAAAGAAAAAACCAAAACCTTCGGTATAA
- a CDS encoding hypothetical protein (product_source=Hypo-rule applied; cleavage_site_network=SignalP-TM; superfamily=53098; transmembrane_helix_parts=Inside_1_6,TMhelix_7_29,Outside_30_77): MRAFRILLALAVAAGTFYSLNVLAVQNGYRDRLDFKNRHYHDDCQQEHHRNHSYSHHSRKMDNAVISPVDSINKVNR, encoded by the coding sequence ATGAGAGCATTTAGAATATTATTGGCATTGGCTGTTGCTGCAGGAACTTTTTACAGCTTAAATGTACTGGCGGTTCAGAATGGATACCGCGATCGGTTAGATTTTAAAAACAGGCATTATCATGATGATTGCCAGCAAGAACATCATAGAAACCATAGTTACAGTCACCATAGTAGAAAAATGGATAATGCCGTGATTAGTCCTGTTGACAGTATAAACAAAGTAAATAGATAA
- a CDS encoding hypothetical protein (product_source=Hypo-rule applied; transmembrane_helix_parts=Inside_1_11,TMhelix_12_34,Outside_35_88) → MKKILKTIGFGIVLGAVAFFIPFVFKFILAIMLIGLMFRIFIGRRHHYFHNRFNGFENHYNPIVPIDNQWYRPTVQGNGTVNNINVNY, encoded by the coding sequence ATGAAAAAGATATTAAAAACCATAGGATTTGGGATTGTACTTGGTGCGGTCGCTTTCTTCATACCATTTGTGTTCAAATTTATATTAGCCATCATGCTGATCGGTTTAATGTTCAGGATTTTTATCGGTAGGCGCCACCATTATTTCCATAACCGCTTTAATGGTTTCGAGAATCATTACAACCCAATTGTGCCGATCGATAACCAATGGTACAGGCCAACCGTACAAGGCAATGGAACAGTTAACAACATTAACGTAAATTATTAA
- a CDS encoding HSP20 family protein (product_source=KO:K13993; cath_funfam=2.60.40.790; cog=COG0071; ko=KO:K13993; pfam=PF00011; superfamily=49764), translated as MYNEHRCHSGKMHSRFGAGEGRFGRHFGGPFGHHKHAMFNQGFRKVPANIEETENSFIIELFAPALVKENLKVVTKDDILTISYQAKEEADSAKKYSRREYSNGTFERAFGLNGKVLVENISASYADGILKVTLPKNPETNTPEKDILVD; from the coding sequence ATGTACAACGAACATAGATGCCATTCGGGCAAGATGCATAGTCGCTTCGGCGCAGGAGAAGGAAGATTTGGAAGGCATTTTGGTGGTCCTTTCGGTCACCACAAACACGCCATGTTTAACCAGGGCTTTAGAAAAGTACCCGCTAATATAGAAGAAACAGAAAACAGCTTTATTATTGAACTTTTTGCACCAGCTTTGGTTAAAGAGAATTTAAAGGTGGTAACCAAAGATGATATATTAACCATTTCTTACCAAGCTAAAGAAGAAGCCGATTCGGCTAAAAAGTATAGCCGCAGAGAATATAGCAACGGCACTTTCGAAAGGGCTTTTGGCCTAAACGGAAAAGTTTTAGTAGAAAATATTTCAGCCAGTTATGCTGATGGAATTTTGAAGGTTACCCTACCTAAAAATCCTGAAACGAATACACCAGAAAAAGATATTCTGGTAGACTAA
- a CDS encoding UDP:flavonoid glycosyltransferase YjiC (YdhE family) (product_source=COG1819; cath_funfam=3.40.50.2000; cog=COG1819; superfamily=53756) translates to MSQILFLSDPSQADVSPILGMANELITRGEKVTFFSSDEFKAPIEQIGADFKAYNQELNIFQGKKAIDEEEKPKSGLISALLEPMKFIDDILVQIRGLKFDYAVFSPSYPYANIITQLLGIPKTEQKTYN, encoded by the coding sequence ATGTCACAGATACTTTTTTTAAGCGATCCATCTCAGGCCGATGTCAGTCCGATTTTGGGTATGGCAAACGAGCTGATTACCCGAGGGGAGAAGGTAACTTTCTTTAGCTCGGATGAATTTAAGGCCCCTATAGAACAAATCGGTGCTGACTTTAAAGCCTACAATCAGGAGCTGAATATTTTTCAAGGGAAAAAGGCAATTGATGAAGAAGAGAAACCTAAATCGGGATTAATCAGCGCATTGCTTGAGCCAATGAAATTTATCGATGATATTTTGGTTCAGATAAGGGGTTTAAAATTTGATTACGCCGTTTTCTCGCCATCATATCCCTACGCAAATATTATTACACAGCTATTGGGCATTCCTAAAACGGAGCAGAAGACTTACAACTAA